A window of Myxococcales bacterium genomic DNA:
GGCGGCCGCATCGGCGACACGCTCATCGCGCTCGGCCTCGTGTCGCCGATGGACATCTTCCGCGCCATCCGCGAACAAGGCCGCGATCGTTTCGCCGACCTCTTCACGTGGACGCAAGGCACTGTCGTCTTCTACCGCGGGCAACAGGAGCCGCACGTCGAGTTCCCGCTCGACCTCGACTTGCCGCCGCTCCTCGTGGCCGGCGCCGAGGCGGCGAAGCCCGGCGACGCACCGCTCGACGCGTACCGCGAACGATTCGACCAGGTCGTGCAGCGAGGGAGCCTGGACCATCAAGGCCTCGCCCGCGGCATCGCGTGGCCCCCGCTCTTGGCGGAGGTCCAGAAGCTCGGCTCGGTGGGGCTCCCCTTGCGCGACCTCTTGAAACGCAAGGTCGCCACCGGCTCGAGCGCCCCCGATGTACTCCGCGCCCTTGAGGTCCTGCTGGCAGCGGGCCTCCTCGCGCTTCGCCCACGCTAGCCGATCACGCCGCTGCGCTCAGGAAGGCTCGCCACCAACCGCTAGCGAGCGCCGGCGGCGGCGCCGCCGCCGACCGTGAGCACGCTCTTCAGATCGTCGTCGTTGAAGCGGAGCTGCAAGCCCAAGAAGTAGTCGCGACGGTTCGCCAAGAAGAGGTGGTCGACGCCGCCGAGCAACCACAAGCGGTGAATGAACTCGTAGCCGATGTAGACGCGAAACCGCGGCTGGATCTCCTCGCCGAAGCCGAAGAAGTCGGAGCGCAGCTCGAAGCGATCGCGCAGGAGGTGCACGTCGAGGCCAAGGCCGCCGGTCGATTCCTTGATGCCGAAGCGGCCAGTGAAGGGCCCGAGGCGCCTCGCGAACTGCAGCGAAAAGCGGAAGGCGTCTGTCGTCGTCGTCGTGATGACCCGGTAGTTCGCCGGATCGCGCGGGTTCGTCGTCGACACGTCGGTCTGCGCAAAGCTCGTCTTTCCGCGCGGGTCGTTGATGAGCTCGATGACGTAGTACTTGTCTTCGCGGGGTTGGAGCCTGAGCTCGACGTAGCTCTTGATGGTGTTCGCGAGGAAGTTGTAGTCGCTGCGGAGGCCGACGATGGTCTGAAGGCGACTGATGCCGCCGACGAAGTCATTGACCCCCTCGGCGGCGCCCTGCACCTCGTTCACGAGCGCTTCGTCCTTGGTGAGCTTGCCGAGCGAGCCCTCGCCGCGCTCGAGGCGCCCCGCCACCGTGTCGATGCGCGAGAGCGCGCTCTCGAGGCTCCTCGACGCGCGCGAGATGCTCGCGACGGTCTCCTTGAGCTCGCTGCCGGAGCCGCCCTTCTCGGTCGTCGAGACGAGCGTCTTTACGTCTTCGGTGATGACGCGGACGTTCTCGAGGATGCGAGCCACCTGCGGCTCGCCGCCCTTGGCGATGGAGTTGACGCTCTGGAGCGTGTCGTGAACCAGCTCGCGGTTCTCGCGAATGGTCGCGTTCAGCGCCTCGGTCGCGTCGGCGAGGTTCTTGAGGATCGAGCGCATGTTCTTGCCGCCCTCGTCGGTGCCGACGGAGGTGGCGAGCTGCCGCGCGACGTCTTTGACGAGCGACGCGATCTCGGCGACGTCGCGCTTGATGTCGTCGACGCTCGGATCGGGCGGCAGCGTCTTGATCTCGTCGCCGTCTTTGAGGGCCGGCTCGTTCGTGCCCGGCGTGAGCACCAGGAGCGACTCGCCCAAGAGCGAGGCGCTCTTCTTGCCGACGGTCGCGTTCTGGTAGAGGACGACGTCTTGCTTGATGCGGAGCTGGACGCGGGCGCGCCCCTTGTCGAGGGCGATGCCCTCGATGGTGCCGATGGGTATGCCGGCGATGGTGACGCGGGAGTGGTTGGCCAGGCCCGCCGCGTCGTCGAGGATCGCGTAGACCTTGTAGCCGTTTCCTGAGCCGAGCTGTTTGTCGACGCCGCGGTACAAGAAGAAGGACGCGGCGCCGGCGGCGACGACGAACGCTCCTACTTTTGCCGCCTGCGTGACCTTCGCCATCCTGACGGGGGGACGCTACCAGTGTTCAGTGCCGCGCGGGAGCCCGAAGGCGGTTCCTCAATGGACGGCGGCGGCCGTGGCGGCGGACGCGCCTGCGTCACCAACCTCGGCGTCGGGGGCGCCGCTGTCGGGCAGCTCGTCGTAAATGATGTCGTCGCTCGAGGCCGCGGACGCGGACTCCGGCGCATCGGGGAGCAAGATGCCGTCGAGGGTGCGATCAAGCTCGGTGCGGGCCTTGTCGAAGGCGTCACGGTACTCGGCGCCGAGCGTCTTCATTCCGTCGAGCCGAAGCGACAAGGGGTCGAGGAAGGTCTCGCCGCGCTTGATCGCGAAGTGCAGGTGCGGTCCCGTCGAGCGACCCGTCGTGCCAACGTAGCCGACGAGCTGCCGCGCCTCGACGTGGGCGCCGGGACGCAGGCCGGCGGCGAAGCGGGAGAGGTGGCAATAGGCGCTCACGAGCCCGTTCGAGTGCGCCACTTGGACCATGTTGCCGTTGGGTCCCGCCATGGCAGCCGAGCGAACGACCCCCGACGACGTCGCGTAGATGGGCGTTCCCGGCGGCGCCGCGAAATCGACGCCGTTGTGCGGCATGATGACGCGCAAGACCGGGTGCATGCGCCGCGGATTGAAGCGCGACGTGATGCGGCCGAGCGGCACGGGCGAGCGAAAGCCGCCCTTGTAGGGCTGACGCCCGTGCTCGTCGTAGAACTGATGGCTTCGCTTCCGGGTTACCTGCCCCGACTCGTCAAAGCGGTAGACGCGGACGCGCTTCGCCTTCGGGTTGGCCGGCGTGTACTCGACGGCGTCGACGTGCGAGTAACGGGCAAAGACGCCCTCGATGCGCTCCTCCTCGGCCACGATGCGGAGCCGTGCGCCGGGCCGCATGTCGACGAGCTCCGCGTGGCCGTCGAGCGCGTCGTCGAGCATGCCCAACATGTCGTCGTCGAGCTCGGCCTGGAGGAGCGATTTCTTGAGATCGTCGCCGACGAGCACGGCGCGCGTGACGCGGCGCGCCTCGGGCGTAAAGACGACCTTCTTCGCCTCGAGCGTGTGCGTCGCTTCGTCGAGCCGCGCCTGCCACACGTCGAAGGGCGGCACGATGTACTCGAAGGCGACCAGGTCACCGCCGATGCGGCGCTTCGCGTAGACGAAGGAGTCGCCGGCGTGAGGCTTGTCGAAGACCTTCTGCCCCTTGAAGGCGTGGAGCGCCCGGTAGGCGTCGCGCACCAGGAGCCCCGACGAGACGAGGGCCGCGATGACGGTGCGCTTACCGACGCTGCCTTCCACGACCTGGAGCGTCGGGTCTTCTGTGAGCGAACGAACGCGAAAGACCTTCGGTGGAGGCGGCCCCGCGTCGCCACGTTCCGGGGCGCCCGCGTCCGCCGACGCCAGCGCCGACGCGGCGACGGACGGCAGGGGCGCTACCGCCTGGGTTGTCTCCGGCGGCGTCGCCGAGCTGGGGTCCCCCTCCAGGTAGAACGGAACGACCGCGATCATCGCGATCGCAAACACAACGAGGCCCCCACCGCGAGCATCAACCCGGAGGGTCGCCTTGGCCTGGAGGCGCTCGCGGCGACCGCCGTTGTTTCGGGCTGCGCCGCGGGGCGGTGACTTAGCTTGGCCCAGAGCCTGCGAAAGAAGTCCGACAGCGCGGAGACCATCGCCAAGGCACCCGGCGCCTCGACGCTCCGGAGCGATTCGCCGGGCATGCGCAGCGGACGCGACGGATCAAAGGGCGGCAGTCTTCGGGGCGGCTCAGCGCCCTCGGGCGACGCATCGCCCGGCTGCTCCTTGTCCCCGCTCATAGGGCGGCCGTTTACCCCTCTCCGAGCCCTGGTTCAATCGCGACGGCGTCGCCGCAAAGGGCGGAAAATGCCGCCCGCGCCGCTGCCACATGCCCGCGTCCGCTCCTCGCCCTTCGAGCCGGCGCCGATCCGCGCTATAGCCACCGCATGGACGAGCAGCTGAAGCAGCGCCTTTTGATGGGCCGGGAGCACTTTCAGAAGCGCGAGTTCGACCTGGCCGAGTCGTACTTGAACCAGGTCCTGGCGGAGAGCGATCGCTTCGCCGACGTCCACGACATGCTCGGCCTCATCAGCCACTCGCGCGGCAATTTCCAGGGTGCCGAGGAGCACTTCAAGAAGGCGTTGCTCCTAAACCCGTCGTACACCGAAGCGGCGCTCAACTTGGCCGTCACGCTGAACGACCGCGGCAAATACGCCGAGGCCAAGCAGGTTTGCGAACGCATTCAGGGAAAGCCGGCGGGCGGCGCCGGCGGCGCCCTCGAGCCGTTCGCGCGGGGCAAGCTCGCGAACATGCACGCCGACCTCGCGCAGGCGTACGCCGACAGCGGCCTGCCGCGAGAAGCCATCGCCGAGCTCGAGAAGGCCGTTCGCTTGTGCCCCCACTTCGCCGACCTTCGGACCAGGCTCGGAAACCTCCTCCGCGAGGGGGGCGAGCTCAGCGCGGCGCGGCTCCAATACGAGGCGGCCATCGCAGCGCGTCCCGAGTTCGTGGCGGCGCGCGTGCAGCTTGGCGTCACGCTGCTCGCCCTCAAGGAGCCCAGCGCCGCCGCGGAGCAGTGGCGCAAGGCCGCGGAGCTTCAGCCCGACAACGCGCTCGCCGCGATGTACCTGCGCATGCTCGAGCGAAGCCAAAAGGCCGAGTAAGGCTTCGGCGAGGCCTCGAAAATGACAGGGCGCGATGACGGCGTCGTGGCGCACGTCTGGCGCATCCTCCGTGGCGGGAGGCTCACGCCGAAGCGGGCCGCGCTGAGCGTCGCCTTGGGCCTCTTGGTCGGCGTCACGCCGCTCTATGGCCTCCACTTCTTCCTCGTCGTCGGCATAGGCCTTTGGCTTCGCCTCGACGTGCCGCTCGCGTACATGGCGGCGAACATCTCCGTGCCGCCGATGGCGCCGCTCTTGGCGCTCGTGGAGATTCAGCTCGGCGCGCTCCTTCGCACGGGCGCCCTCTCGCGCATCTCACGCAGCGACATCACCGCGCAGGGCGCGCTCACCTTCGCCAAAGACCTCTGGCTCGGAACGGCGCTCTTCGCTCCCGCCATCGCCGCATTCGGCGGCTCGGTCACCTACCTCGTGCGCCGCGCCTTCCCCTCACGAGGCCGCACCGACGAAAGAACCTTGGACGCGGAGGCGCTGGCGCGCACGCTCGCGCGCTACGAGAAGGAATCGTTCGCAAACCGGGCCTACGTGGCCATCAAGCTCGAGACCGATCCGGTCTTCCGCGACCTCGCGGCCGAGGGGCCTTTGGGACGCGTCATCGACATCGGTGCCGGTCGCGGGCAAGGGGCCCTCTACCTCCTCGAGCGCGGCGCCGCGACGCGATGCATGGGCCTCGACTGGGACGAAGCGAAGATCGCCGTGGCGAATCGCGCCGCCGCCGCCAACGTCGACGCCGCAAGCCTTGACGCCTCGTTCCGCGCCGAAGACGTCCGCAAGGCCACGCTCGAGGAGGCCGACACGGTGCTCCTCGTGGACGTGCTCCACTACCTCACGCGTGACGAGCAGTCGGCGCTCCTCCGCCTCGCAGCGCGGCACGCGAAGGACCGCGTCCTAGTCCGCGACGTCGATCCCGATCGCGGTCTCCGGAGCCGCATCACGCTCGGACTCGAGCGCCTGACGACGCGACGCTCATGGAACCGCGGCGAGCGCGTGCTGCCGCGCGCCATCGCCGACCTGGCACGCGATCTCGAGGACGAAGGTTTCGTCGTCGAGGGCGTCAGGCCGTGCTGGGGAGCGACGCCCTTTTCGAACGTGCTCTTGGTGGCCCGACGCAAGGCTTGAGCAGGCGCTCGTTCGCTATCCGCTGCTCGCGACCTCGTCGGCGAAGGAGACGTCGCAGTCGAAGACGCGCGCGAAGTGCGCGCTGGCGCGCTCCGCCAGCTCACGCATCGGAGGCGGAGCTTTGCCGAGCGCCTCCAGCGACGTCACGCCGTGGCCTGAAATGCCGCACGGCACGATGAGCCCGAAGCCGCGCAGATCGGTCGACGCGTTGAACGCGAACCCGTGCATGGTGACCCAGCGCGAGAGCCGTACACCGATGGCGCCGAGCTTGCGGATGCCGAGGCTCGGCGGCTCGACCCACCGAGTCGGCTCCGACGGGTCGACCCACACGCCGATCATGTCGTCGACGACGCCCGCGCCTAGGCCGAAGTCGCCGGCGAGCGCGATCATCACCGCCGCAAGGTCGCGCACGTATTTCCGCACGTCGCAGCGATCGGGCTTCAGGTCGACGATGGGGTAGCCGACGAGTTGCCCCGGCGCGTGGTAGGTCACGTCGCCGCCGCGGCCTGTCTCGAAGAACTCAACGCCGAGCTCGGCGCGAACTTCGGGCGTCGCCAAGACGTTCACGGCCTTCGCGCCGCGCCCGAGCGTGATGACCGGCGGGTGCTCGAGCAAGAGCAGCGTGTCGGGCGCCGTCCCCTCGATGCGCTCCGCCATGAGCTTCTCCTGGAGCGCCAGCGCCTCGGCGTAGGGGACACGCCCGAGCCAGCGGGCCTTGACGTGACGGCGCGACGCCGGCGGCTCGATGGCGGTCACGGGCCCGTGCGGTAGTTCGGGGCCTCCTCCGTGATGATCACGTCGTGCACGTGACTCTCGCGGAGGCCCTGCGAGCTGATGCGAACGAAGCGCGCCTTCTCACGGAGCTCGGCGACGCTCGCGGAGCCGGTGTAGCCCATGCCGGAGCGGAGGCCGCCCACGAGCTGGTACAGGATCGACGCGAGCGAGCCGCGGTAGGGAACGCGCCCCTCGATGCCTTCCGGCACGAGCTTCTCGTCGGCGGCGCCCGCCTGCCCGTAGCGATCCTTGGAGCCCTTCTTCATGGCGCCCAAGGAGCCCATGCCCCGGTAGACCTTGTAGCTTCGGCCTTGGAAGAGCACGCGATCGCCGGGCGCTTCGTCGGTGCCAGCGAAGAGCGACCCGATCATGACCGCGCTCGCTCCCGCCGCGAGGGCCTTGGTGAGATCGCCTGAGTACTTGATGCCGCCGTCGGAGATGATCGGCACGCCGAAGCGTTCCGCGACGCGCACGCAGTCGGCGATGGCCGTGACTTGCGGGACGCCCACGCCGGCGACGACCCGCGTCGTGCAGATGCTCCCGGGCCCGATGCCGACCTTCACGGCGTCGACGCCGGCGGCGATGAGCGCCTCGGTGGCCTCCGCCGTCGCGACGTTGCCCGCGATCAATTCGACCTTCGGATGCTCCTCGCGGGTGGCGCGCACAGCGTCGATGACGCCCTTCGAGTGACCGTGAGCCGTGTCGATGACGAGGACGTCGACGCCGGCGGCGACGAGCGCTTGAACACGCTCCTGGCGATCGGCGCCCGGCCCGACGGCCGCGCCGACGCGGAGGCGCCCCTTCTCGTCCTTCACGGCGAGCGGGTTGCGCTCCGCTTGAAGGATGTCCTTGATGGTGATGAGCCCCACGAGCTTGTGATCCTCGATCACGAGGAGCTTCTCGATGCGGTGCGTGTGGAGCAGTTGCTTCGCCTGCGAAGCCGGCACGCCCGGTGACACCGTGACGAGCTCCTTGGTCATGAGCGCGCTGACGGGCTGATCGAGGTTCTCTTCGAAGCGAATGTCGCGCGCCGTGAGGATGCCCACGGGCCGCTGCCCTTCGACGACGGGGACGCCGGAGATGTCGTGCTCGCGCATGATGGCGAGGACCTCGCGGAGCGACTGGTTGGGCTTCACGGTCACGGGATCGATGACCATGCCGCTCTCGGCGCGCTTCACGCGTTCGACCTCCTTCGCCTGATCGAGGATCGGGAGGTTCTTGTGGATGATGCCGATGCCGCCCTCGCGAGCCATCGTGATGGCCGTTCGCGATTCGGTCACCGAGTCCATGGCCGCGCTGAGGAGCGGGATGTGGAGTTCGATGCGCTTGGTCAGGCGCGTCCGCACGTCGACGTCTTTGGGCAAGACCTCGCTGTAAGCAGGCACCAGGAGGACGTCGTCGAAGGTGAGGGCTTCGCGGAGCTCGCCGGGCAACATGATGGGCGCGATGTTAGCGCCTTTTCGAGGCTACTCGGGGACCTTCGTGCCCTTGTCGCGGCACTCGTCTCGGTATTCTTCGAGCCGCACGTTGAAGGGATTGGCCACGTCGGGATCGAACTGCGAGCCGGAGCAACGCTCGATTTCGTTGACCGCGACCTCGTGCGGCAAAGCGCGGCGATAGGCGCGGTCGCTCGTCATCGCGTCGTAGGTGTCGGCGACGGCGATGATGCGCGCGATGAGGGGAACGTCTTGGCCCTTCAAGCCGAGCGGGTAGCCGCGCCCGTCCCAGCGCTCGTGGTGCAGGTGAACGCCCGGGATGAGCGGGTTCAGGAAGCGAATGGGATCGAGGATGTCGCGCCCGAAGCCAGGGTGCTTCTTGAAGATTTCGTATTCGTCCTGGGTGAGCTTGCCGGGCTTGTTGAGGTTGAGCACGCAGCCAATCTTGCCGATGTCGTGCAAGAGCGCGCTCTGGCGCACGATCTCCACCTCGGGCGCGTCGAGTCCGAGCTTGCGCGCGAGCATCATGGCGTAGTCGGCGACGCGCTCCGAATGGCCCGCCGTGTAGCGGTCCATCTTGTCGATGGCCTTCGCGAGACCTTGGATGGTTTGCTGGAACGTCGCCTGGAGATCTTCGTAGAGCCGGGCGTTCTCGATGGCCGCAGCGGCGCGCGACGCCACGATGGACATGAGCTTGCGCTGCCCCTCATCGAAGCGCTTCGACTTCGTGTAGGAGAGCGCGGCGATCCACCCCAAGAGGCCCTTCTTGGTGCGGAGCGGCACGGCCACGATCGACACGAGCCCTACGTCCGGCGGCTTCACGAAGAAGCGCTGCCCCTTCGAACCGTGCTCAAGGAGCGCCGTGCCCATGCCAAAGTGCTCGATGAAGACCGCCGGGTCGAGGTCCCCGAAGCGCGAGGTGTCTTCGATCGGCGTCCCCTGCTCGAGGCCCACGAGCTCCTCCAGCGAGCCGGTGCTCGGTCGCTCCGAGAGCGCGCTCGGCGGCGCCACGAGGCGCTGCTTCTCGAAGAAGCCACCCTGCCCGTCGTCGAGCCACGTCGAGACGACGTCGGCCTTCACCTCGTGGAGCGCCGTGTCGCCGAGCGTCGTCAGGACTTCGCCGAAGGAGAGGCTTGCTTGGATCGCCTCGGTGACCTTGTAGAGCGAGAGCGCCTCTTTGAGCCGGAGGTTCTCCGCGGCGAGGCGCTGCTTCTCGAGGCCGCGCTGAACGACGTGAATGACCTCTTCGACCTTGAAGGGCTTGAGGATGTAGTCGTAAGCGCCCCGCTTCATGGCGTCGATGGCCGTCTCGACGGTGCCGAAGCCGGTCATGATGACGGTGAGCGACTGAGGCGCAAGCGTCTGGGCCGCGGCGAGCAGCTCGAGGCCTCCCATGCGCGGCATCTTCAGATCGCTGATGATCATGTCGTAGCTCGCCTTCTGGAGCTCGACGACGGCCGCCGTCCCGTCTTCGGCCGTCCGCACCACGTAGCCCTCCATGCCGAGGAAGTCCGCGAGGATGTCGCGAATGAACTTCTCGTCGTCGACGATGAGGACGCGGGGACGTTCGTCGTGTTGGTTTGGCATGCGCGAGCGAGGAGTGAGGCGAAACCTGGGGCGAATCTATCACCATTCGCGAATCGTTCGGGGAGCGGAGAGCGGGCCCTCCCCCTGGCGGTCCTGAGACCCGACCTTGGACCGCCGCCGGAACGACGCCGCGTGCCGCCGTTGAGGCCTTTACGCAGGCCGGGCCGCGTGGAACGGTTCCCGGTGCCGCATGCTCGACCGGAAGCTCATCGCCTTCGCGTACACCTTCCTCGGCGGCGTCGGGGTCGTCGGAGCGCTCGCCACCGCGCGCGATCCCATCGCCACCCGGCCGCTGCTCGACTTGCCGCTGGCGGCCAACCTCACGTTGAGCCTCGCGCTCGGCCTCGCCCTCGCGGCGCTCGCCATCGTGTCGGCCCGGTGGCTGGTGGCGCGGTACTCTTGGGCCCAGTCGCTCCACCGCGAGCTCGCCGGCGTCGTGCGCGGCAACAGCGACCGCGATCTGTGGCTCATCGCCATCGCCAGCGGCGTCGGTGAGGAGCTGCTCTTTCGCGGTTTGGGGACGCAGCTCCTTGGCGTCGTCTTGTCGTCGATTCTCTTCGGCGCGCTCCACCAAACGAGAGGACCCGCGCGCTGGGCTTGGGCCCTATGGGCGACGCTCATGGGATTCTTGCTCGCGGGGATCTTCGTCCTCACCGGCAGCCTCTTGGGCGCCGTCGTGGCTCACGTCCTGACGAACGCGAAGAACCTCCGCTTTGTGCGCGATCACGGCGCGCCACCGGCGCCACGCCCGCTTGTCAGCGTCTAAATCACCGAGCGTGATCATCACGCTCGGTTGATTCAGTTCCGCTCTTGTGGGGCTACGCGCCCCCTCGAATCGCGGCGATTCGACGCGCTTCGCGATCCCCGAAGGGGGAAGCCTCCCCGCCTTCGTCCCCCGCCGGGGATCACGAAGCGCGTCCTTCGGCGAACCGTGCTTCGCACGGCCCACGCATGAAGTGTTCGAGAATCATGCACCGTCATTTAGCGCTCAGCGTCGCCGACCGGGCGAGAGGATCGAGATCGCGTCGTCGAGGACGCGGACGAGCTCCGTCGTGATCGAACGAATGGCCGACAGACCGCCCTCGAGGCGCGCCGCTGGCTCCGTCAGCTCCCGCGCGATGATCTCCGTCTCCGTTTCGAGGCGCGTCGTCAGCGTGTCGATCTGAAAGCTGAGATCGCGCTCGCCCTTGAGCATGGCCTCCTCTTCGACGCTGAGCGCCGCGTCTTGCCACACCTGCACCTCGGCGGCCCTCGGGTCGAAGCGCAAAGGCGGTCGCGCGCTCTCTCGCCGAACGAGGTTGACCTCGTCGGCATGGGCACGAACGCGCGCCCGGTCGCGCCCCAGCTCGTCGATGGCGAACCCCAAGCGTGCGCGCGTCTCGCGGCCGCGCTCCTCGATGGAGTCGACGAGGGCTTGCTCCTTGGCGACGCGCTCGGCGTTCCGCTCCACGCGCTGGAGCAGCTCGCGCGCGTGCTCCACGAGCGGCTCCGCTTTGGCGGCGCGCTCGGCCGCCGAACCGCCCTTCTTCTTCGCCAACGCGAGCGTCCGGGCCACCTCTTCGAAGGCCTCGCGCCAACGCGCCGGAATGTTCGCCGTGGGAATGCGGCCAAACTCCGCCGTGTGATGCCGCGGCTCTTGCGGTGCATCGACGATGGTCGACCACCGCTCGCGATCGGTGCCGGGCCCTCGCATGGAAGGCGGCGGCATCGTCGTCTTCTCCTTGGTGCCGCGCCGGTAGACCTCTTCGAGGGCGTGCACGACCGTGTACCCGTCGGGGAACCGATCGACGGGGTGGCGCGCCAAGAGCCGGAGCACGAGCATCTCGAGATCGGGCGGCAAGTCGGGCACATATTTGGTCGGCGGCGTGGGCGACGACGTGAGCGGCTTCAAGAGCAGCTCCGCCTGGCCCTTCGCTTCGTAAGGCAGCCGCCCCGTGAGCATCTCGTAGAGCATCACGCCGAGCGCGTAGAGGTCGCTTCGGCCGTCGGGCGGGAGGCCCTCCAAGTATTCGGGCGCGATGTAGCCCGGCGTTCCGAAGATTTGCTCGGAGAAGGTCAACGCGGGCGCGTCGAGGATCTTCGCGATGCCGAAGTCCGTGAGCTTGACGATCTCGAAGCCGTCCTTCGTCTCGCCGATGAGCACGTTCTCCGGCTTGAGATCCCGATGAACGATGCCCATCTCGTGGGCGCGCGCCAGCGCCGAGGCGATCTGCGCGGCGATGCGCGCCGCGCGCTCCCAGGGCATGGCGCCGCGACGAAGGACCGAGAGGAGCTCTTCGCCAGCAACGTGCTCCATGACGAGAAACACGAGGCCGTCCATCTCGCCGAAGTCGGTGATGGCGACGATGTTCGGGTGGTTGATCCGGTTGACGGCGCGCGCCTCGCGCAAGAACCGTTCGCGATGATTCGGGTTGAGGCCCAAGTCCTCGCGCAGGATCTTGATGGCGCTCATCCGGTCGATCATCACGTGCCGCGCGAGATAGACCGACGACATGCCGCCGGAGCCGATGCGCTGGATCAGCCGGAAGCGGCCCGCGATGGTGCGGCCGAGGTACGGATCGGTCGACTTGGCGAGCGTCGTGCCGTCGAGCGGGCAATACGCGGCGTCATCGGGGAACGCCTCGGCGCAGCGTGAGCAGATCCGCATGGGTCGCGCGCTAGCGTAGAGCAAACGCCGGGGCCCTGTCGCCGAAGTGTCGCCGCAAGTCAGCGCATCGAGAGCGCCGGCTCGTCTTCGCCCTCGAGGCCCAAGACCGCCAGGTATTGGGCCCGCACCTCGCGCGTGACGGCGCGGTAGTGATCGAGCAGCGCCTCGGCGGCCGTGCCGCGGGGACCGTCGCGCATGCCGAGGCGCCGCGCCAAAAGGGCGAGGCCAGGAGCGCCTTCTTCGAGCCACTGGCTGCCTCCGCCGTGGTGCACGCGCAGACGCAGCTCGAGCTGGCGGAGCGCTCGGTAGCCGTCGCGGAGCGCGCTCGCGCGGGACGCGTCGAGGTGGCCCGTCGCCTCGAGGGCCGAGAGCGCCGTCTCCGTCTCCGTGCTGCGGACGCGCGGATCGGCACCGAAGCGCATTTGCAGCCACTGGACCGCGAACTCGATGTCCACGAGGCCGCCGCGACCGAGCTTCAGATCGTAGCGAA
This region includes:
- the guaB gene encoding IMP dehydrogenase codes for the protein MPGELREALTFDDVLLVPAYSEVLPKDVDVRTRLTKRIELHIPLLSAAMDSVTESRTAITMAREGGIGIIHKNLPILDQAKEVERVKRAESGMVIDPVTVKPNQSLREVLAIMREHDISGVPVVEGQRPVGILTARDIRFEENLDQPVSALMTKELVTVSPGVPASQAKQLLHTHRIEKLLVIEDHKLVGLITIKDILQAERNPLAVKDEKGRLRVGAAVGPGADRQERVQALVAAGVDVLVIDTAHGHSKGVIDAVRATREEHPKVELIAGNVATAEATEALIAAGVDAVKVGIGPGSICTTRVVAGVGVPQVTAIADCVRVAERFGVPIISDGGIKYSGDLTKALAAGASAVMIGSLFAGTDEAPGDRVLFQGRSYKVYRGMGSLGAMKKGSKDRYGQAGAADEKLVPEGIEGRVPYRGSLASILYQLVGGLRSGMGYTGSASVAELREKARFVRISSQGLRESHVHDVIITEEAPNYRTGP
- a CDS encoding MCE family protein; this encodes MAKVTQAAKVGAFVVAAGAASFFLYRGVDKQLGSGNGYKVYAILDDAAGLANHSRVTIAGIPIGTIEGIALDKGRARVQLRIKQDVVLYQNATVGKKSASLLGESLLVLTPGTNEPALKDGDEIKTLPPDPSVDDIKRDVAEIASLVKDVARQLATSVGTDEGGKNMRSILKNLADATEALNATIRENRELVHDTLQSVNSIAKGGEPQVARILENVRVITEDVKTLVSTTEKGGSGSELKETVASISRASRSLESALSRIDTVAGRLERGEGSLGKLTKDEALVNEVQGAAEGVNDFVGGISRLQTIVGLRSDYNFLANTIKSYVELRLQPREDKYYVIELINDPRGKTSFAQTDVSTTNPRDPANYRVITTTTTDAFRFSLQFARRLGPFTGRFGIKESTGGLGLDVHLLRDRFELRSDFFGFGEEIQPRFRVYIGYEFIHRLWLLGGVDHLFLANRRDYFLGLQLRFNDDDLKSVLTVGGGAAAGAR
- the lipB gene encoding lipoyl(octanoyl) transferase LipB, which translates into the protein MTAIEPPASRRHVKARWLGRVPYAEALALQEKLMAERIEGTAPDTLLLLEHPPVITLGRGAKAVNVLATPEVRAELGVEFFETGRGGDVTYHAPGQLVGYPIVDLKPDRCDVRKYVRDLAAVMIALAGDFGLGAGVVDDMIGVWVDPSEPTRWVEPPSLGIRKLGAIGVRLSRWVTMHGFAFNASTDLRGFGLIVPCGISGHGVTSLEALGKAPPPMRELAERASAHFARVFDCDVSFADEVASSG
- a CDS encoding M23 family metallopeptidase yields the protein MIAVVPFYLEGDPSSATPPETTQAVAPLPSVAASALASADAGAPERGDAGPPPPKVFRVRSLTEDPTLQVVEGSVGKRTVIAALVSSGLLVRDAYRALHAFKGQKVFDKPHAGDSFVYAKRRIGGDLVAFEYIVPPFDVWQARLDEATHTLEAKKVVFTPEARRVTRAVLVGDDLKKSLLQAELDDDMLGMLDDALDGHAELVDMRPGARLRIVAEEERIEGVFARYSHVDAVEYTPANPKAKRVRVYRFDESGQVTRKRSHQFYDEHGRQPYKGGFRSPVPLGRITSRFNPRRMHPVLRVIMPHNGVDFAAPPGTPIYATSSGVVRSAAMAGPNGNMVQVAHSNGLVSAYCHLSRFAAGLRPGAHVEARQLVGYVGTTGRSTGPHLHFAIKRGETFLDPLSLRLDGMKTLGAEYRDAFDKARTELDRTLDGILLPDAPESASAASSDDIIYDELPDSGAPDAEVGDAGASAATAAAVH
- a CDS encoding response regulator, whose product is MPNQHDERPRVLIVDDEKFIRDILADFLGMEGYVVRTAEDGTAAVVELQKASYDMIISDLKMPRMGGLELLAAAQTLAPQSLTVIMTGFGTVETAIDAMKRGAYDYILKPFKVEEVIHVVQRGLEKQRLAAENLRLKEALSLYKVTEAIQASLSFGEVLTTLGDTALHEVKADVVSTWLDDGQGGFFEKQRLVAPPSALSERPSTGSLEELVGLEQGTPIEDTSRFGDLDPAVFIEHFGMGTALLEHGSKGQRFFVKPPDVGLVSIVAVPLRTKKGLLGWIAALSYTKSKRFDEGQRKLMSIVASRAAAAIENARLYEDLQATFQQTIQGLAKAIDKMDRYTAGHSERVADYAMMLARKLGLDAPEVEIVRQSALLHDIGKIGCVLNLNKPGKLTQDEYEIFKKHPGFGRDILDPIRFLNPLIPGVHLHHERWDGRGYPLGLKGQDVPLIARIIAVADTYDAMTSDRAYRRALPHEVAVNEIERCSGSQFDPDVANPFNVRLEEYRDECRDKGTKVPE
- a CDS encoding DUF2062 domain-containing protein, which codes for MTGRDDGVVAHVWRILRGGRLTPKRAALSVALGLLVGVTPLYGLHFFLVVGIGLWLRLDVPLAYMAANISVPPMAPLLALVEIQLGALLRTGALSRISRSDITAQGALTFAKDLWLGTALFAPAIAAFGGSVTYLVRRAFPSRGRTDERTLDAEALARTLARYEKESFANRAYVAIKLETDPVFRDLAAEGPLGRVIDIGAGRGQGALYLLERGAATRCMGLDWDEAKIAVANRAAAANVDAASLDASFRAEDVRKATLEEADTVLLVDVLHYLTRDEQSALLRLAARHAKDRVLVRDVDPDRGLRSRITLGLERLTTRRSWNRGERVLPRAIADLARDLEDEGFVVEGVRPCWGATPFSNVLLVARRKA
- a CDS encoding tetratricopeptide repeat protein, giving the protein MDEQLKQRLLMGREHFQKREFDLAESYLNQVLAESDRFADVHDMLGLISHSRGNFQGAEEHFKKALLLNPSYTEAALNLAVTLNDRGKYAEAKQVCERIQGKPAGGAGGALEPFARGKLANMHADLAQAYADSGLPREAIAELEKAVRLCPHFADLRTRLGNLLREGGELSAARLQYEAAIAARPEFVAARVQLGVTLLALKEPSAAAEQWRKAAELQPDNALAAMYLRMLERSQKAE